TCCGGAGCAGCGCAGCGGGGAGCACCAATTTTTGTCGCTGTACGGGGGTCTTGGTCTGGCCTATTGAGGATGCGCCAGGTCTGAAGGCGGGCGGTCCCGTCGTCGCAAGTAGAGGCAGTCCCGAGACATACCGGATTGAGATCCCCGTTCGCGTCCGAGCACTCGATGGCTTCCCAGTATCGGTATTTTGAGTCCGGCTCAGTGGGGATAGCGGGCGGTAAAGGCACCGGGGCCGGATTTACCTCACCCGTGGGAGGTCCTGACGTCCCAGGGGGCTTGGGCGCACAATACTGGCCGCCGGTATCAAATCCGCCGCCGTTTGCACGACCACCGATGTCATCGCAATCGCCATCTGACGCGTAAGCAGGTGCGATCTGGGTAAGAGCGCCCAGTAGTAGGACTACGGCTACAAGAATTGCGACGGCAGAAGCGCTGGGGTTAAAACGCAGAATCACTTACCTGCGCCCATGTCCACGACGATCCAGCCATTCTCAACCGGCTTGAGCGACATTTGCCACCGAATGTCGCTACTCAATTCAAATTCTTCATCAACTTCTTGGGGGCCCTTGTAGTCCGTCGAAGCGGATTGATGGAACTTTATGTTCGCGTACTTGTAACCCAAAGGCCGATTCGACAAGTCCGCGTATATGAGGTCAATGGAGTACTCACCGCCTACCATCCACATGCCGTCCGCCTTATAGTTATTGACGTTTCGCACGATCCGGCTACACGACGCGCACTTGAGATTTGTGGATGGAGCAATGGCGTCGGTGCTTTGAGACTCATTCGTGTAATTAATGAGCTCGAAGTAGTACTCAATGAACGCCTTGAGCCCCTCCTCGGTATGCTCTTTCGCCACTGCTGGCATTTCCGGAACGGGCACGTTCTCAGCCGGGCCGTCTTCGGAGGCGGGCTTGTACGACGGCGTTGGAGTGGGCGTCGCCGTCGGGGTCGGCGAGACGGATTCGCTGCTCGAGCCGGACGCGGAGCTGCTGGGATCAGCCGACGGACTTCCTGCACACCCCGCTATGAGGAGCAGCGCGGACAAGGCCAAGGCGCTGGTTCGGAGCAGACGGGAGTTCTTCAAGGAGAGGCGAGACATAGGGCATCCTGAGTAGAGGAGAACGAGCGTTATCAAGT
This region of Arthrobacter roseus genomic DNA includes:
- a CDS encoding DUF6318 family protein, coding for MSRLSLKNSRLLRTSALALSALLLIAGCAGSPSADPSSSASGSSSESVSPTPTATPTPTPSYKPASEDGPAENVPVPEMPAVAKEHTEEGLKAFIEYYFELINYTNESQSTDAIAPSTNLKCASCSRIVRNVNNYKADGMWMVGGEYSIDLIYADLSNRPLGYKYANIKFHQSASTDYKGPQEVDEEFELSSDIRWQMSLKPVENGWIVVDMGAGK